The following coding sequences lie in one Hydrogenophaga sp. PBL-H3 genomic window:
- the groL gene encoding chaperonin GroEL (60 kDa chaperone family; promotes refolding of misfolded polypeptides especially under stressful conditions; forms two stacked rings of heptamers to form a barrel-shaped 14mer; ends can be capped by GroES; misfolded proteins enter the barrel where they are refolded when GroES binds) yields MTARQLLFRDEARARIRRGVDTLAEAVRVTLGPRGRTVILERDFGPPQIVNSGVIVAKSVELEDRFENMGAQLLREVASRTSDMAGDGTTTATVLAHAMIQHGLRYLSGGMNAMELKRGMEQAIEAVVTELRSMARPCADSQEIAHVASISANNDRSIGELLAQAIDKVGREGAISIEDGSGLSSELEAVEGLQFDRGFLSPYFINNPERQTALLDEVLILLCDKRLSSLKDLLPLLEEVVKSGQPLLVIAEDIDSDALATLVINTMRGTLKTCAVKAPGFGDRRKAMLQDIAVLTGGTVVSDELGLSLAKLQLTDLGRAKRVEVGKDETTLIGGAGNPQAIAERVANLRKERTTTTSDYDREKLDERIAKLSGGVALIKVGAATETELKERKIRVEDALHATRAAIEEGVVPGGGVALLRARRVLQALHGPTLDHDSGIRLVEQALQEPLRCIAGNAGVEPSVVVQRVEDSTERSHGYNAATLVYGDMLQMGVIDPAKVTRLALQNAGSIAALVLTTDCMIANAPKSKTRGEAGGTEAALPDF; encoded by the coding sequence ATGACCGCCAGACAACTGTTGTTCCGCGACGAAGCCCGCGCGCGCATCCGCCGTGGGGTGGATACCCTGGCCGAAGCCGTTCGGGTGACGCTGGGGCCCCGTGGGCGTACCGTCATCCTGGAACGCGACTTCGGTCCGCCACAGATCGTCAACTCGGGTGTCATCGTGGCGAAGTCGGTTGAGCTGGAGGACCGCTTCGAGAACATGGGCGCCCAGTTGTTGCGCGAGGTGGCCTCGCGCACCAGCGACATGGCCGGTGACGGCACCACCACCGCCACCGTGCTGGCCCACGCCATGATCCAGCACGGCCTGCGCTACCTCTCGGGCGGCATGAACGCCATGGAACTCAAGCGCGGCATGGAGCAGGCCATCGAAGCCGTGGTGACCGAGCTGCGCAGCATGGCCCGGCCCTGCGCCGACTCGCAGGAGATCGCGCACGTGGCCTCCATCTCGGCCAACAACGACCGTTCCATCGGCGAACTGCTGGCCCAGGCCATCGACAAGGTCGGACGCGAGGGCGCGATCTCGATCGAGGACGGCTCCGGTCTGAGCAGCGAGCTCGAAGCGGTGGAAGGCCTGCAGTTCGACCGCGGTTTTCTCTCGCCGTATTTCATCAACAACCCGGAGCGCCAGACCGCCCTGCTTGACGAGGTGCTGATCCTGCTGTGCGACAAGCGACTTTCATCGCTGAAGGACCTTCTGCCATTGCTGGAAGAAGTGGTCAAGAGTGGACAGCCGCTGCTGGTGATCGCCGAAGACATCGACAGCGATGCGCTGGCGACCCTCGTCATCAACACCATGCGCGGCACGCTCAAGACCTGCGCGGTCAAGGCGCCCGGTTTCGGGGACAGGCGCAAGGCCATGCTGCAGGACATCGCCGTGCTCACCGGCGGCACGGTGGTGAGTGACGAGCTCGGCCTGTCGCTGGCCAAGCTCCAGCTCACCGACCTGGGCCGGGCCAAACGCGTGGAGGTGGGCAAGGACGAGACCACGCTCATTGGCGGCGCCGGCAACCCGCAGGCGATCGCCGAGCGTGTGGCCAACCTGCGCAAGGAGCGCACCACCACGACCTCCGATTACGACCGCGAGAAGCTCGACGAGCGCATCGCCAAACTCTCGGGCGGTGTGGCGCTGATCAAGGTCGGCGCGGCCACCGAAACCGAGCTGAAGGAACGCAAGATTCGCGTGGAAGATGCGCTGCACGCCACGCGCGCCGCGATCGAGGAAGGCGTGGTGCCCGGCGGTGGCGTGGCGCTTCTGCGGGCGCGCCGCGTCTTGCAGGCCCTGCACGGACCGACGCTCGACCACGACTCGGGCATCCGCCTGGTGGAGCAGGCCTTGCAGGAGCCGCTGCGCTGCATCGCGGGCAACGCCGGCGTGGAGCCCTCGGTGGTGGTGCAACGGGTGGAGGACAGCACCGAGCGCAGCCACGGCTACAACGCCGCCACCTTGGTCTACGGCGACATGCTGCAGATGGGCGTGATCGACCCGGCCAAGGTGACGCGGCTGGCGCTGCAGAACGCGGGATCGATCGCTGCGCTGGTGCTGACCACCGACTGCATGATCGCCAACGCGCCCAAGTCCAAAACTCGCGGCGAGGCCGGCGGTACCGAAGCGGCCCTGCCTGACTTCTGA
- a CDS encoding SagB/ThcOx family dehydrogenase, producing MGQIALDLQSDLFVLPAPVVAPQIALAEALRQRRSVRAYSTEAVSAEMLSALLWAAFGINRPSTHHRTAPSARNWQEIDIFVVLAQGSYRFDAHNHRLDLVKAEDLRGATGTQDFVGEAPVNLVYVANFDRMTGATDEERHFLAGADAGCIAQNVYLYCAGTGMATVVRGLMDRRQLAGDLGLRPTQRIVLAQTVGWAAV from the coding sequence ATGGGACAGATCGCACTCGACCTGCAGTCCGACCTGTTCGTGCTGCCCGCGCCCGTGGTGGCACCACAGATCGCGCTGGCCGAGGCGCTGCGTCAGCGGCGTTCGGTCCGCGCGTATTCCACCGAAGCCGTGTCGGCGGAGATGCTCTCGGCCCTTCTCTGGGCCGCCTTCGGCATCAACCGGCCGTCCACCCACCACCGCACGGCGCCGTCGGCACGCAACTGGCAGGAAATCGACATTTTCGTGGTGCTGGCCCAGGGCAGCTACCGCTTCGACGCGCACAACCATCGGCTCGACCTGGTGAAGGCCGAGGACCTGCGCGGTGCCACCGGCACGCAGGACTTTGTGGGCGAGGCCCCGGTGAACCTGGTGTACGTGGCGAACTTCGACCGCATGACCGGTGCTACGGACGAAGAGCGGCATTTCCTCGCGGGGGCCGACGCCGGCTGCATCGCCCAGAACGTTTACTTGTACTGCGCCGGCACGGGCATGGCCACCGTGGTGCGGGGCCTGATGGACCGTCGGCAACTCGCTGGCGATCTGGGTCTGCGGCCCACCCAGCGCATCGTGCTGGCCCAGACGGTGGGTTGGGCCGCCGTCTGA
- a CDS encoding pyridoxamine 5'-phosphate oxidase family protein: MDTAIRNKILELLEQHRIMTVATLRPDGWPQATTVGYVNKDLTLYFLCGLESQKANNLMRDDRISLTIDHDTPELMVITGLSMAARARVVHDRAEAEEALRLMPLRYPQSQRQPLPFKMPTPDEVRIFRVTPLLISVLDYKKGFGHTDLVVC; encoded by the coding sequence ATGGATACCGCGATTCGAAACAAAATCTTGGAGCTTCTGGAGCAGCACCGGATCATGACGGTGGCGACACTGCGCCCCGACGGTTGGCCCCAGGCCACCACCGTGGGCTACGTGAACAAGGACCTAACGCTTTACTTCCTGTGCGGCCTGGAAAGCCAGAAAGCGAACAACCTGATGCGGGACGATCGGATCTCGCTGACGATCGACCACGACACACCGGAACTGATGGTGATCACTGGCCTGTCCATGGCCGCACGCGCCCGGGTGGTGCACGACCGCGCAGAGGCAGAGGAGGCCTTGCGCCTGATGCCGCTGAGGTACCCGCAATCGCAGAGGCAACCGCTGCCCTTCAAGATGCCGACGCCGGACGAGGTCCGCATCTTCCGAGTGACGCCGCTCCTCATTTCCGTGCTGGACTACAAGAAGGGATTCGGGCACACGGATCTGGTGGTCTGTTGA